The DNA region GGGGAGAGGAAGCGGCGGAGCTGCTTGAGTTCAACCTTAAACGGGTGGATGAAACCGAGTCCCTGATTTTAGATCTCCTGCGAGACCCGATGTCCCTTGACGAGCTGGCCTTCAGGATAATGGAGCACTACGGCGTGGCCATAACCCCCCAGAAGCTCGCCCTCAACCTCGTCCCTGTGAGGGCGTTCATAGCGGAGCTGTACAACAGAGGGGAGATAGACGTCTTTGTGGATGGGGGACTTAAGTGGAGGGCAAAGACCCGCTGAAGCCACAACCCTCCTGAGGGCACCTCCCCTGACCCCGCGAATCTAAGAATGGCCGGTCTCTTTCCATTTAGCGGGTAACTAAAGCCGTTATGAAAACGGGACTTAAAGGAAGAGTGTGCCGAAAATGGAAAATTACAAAAAGTGGTCAGCCGAAGAGCCACAGAACCGCTCCCGGGAACCTTTTGCCCCAGTAGTATTCCTTGTGATCACCGCCCTCATCGATGACTACCCTGATGTTCGCCCTTTCCGTGTAGCCCCTGTTCTTAAGTATCTCGACCATTTTCTCGGCGCCGCTGATTATGTCCTGTGACTCGGCCGTCCCCCAGTCGATGTATATCTTTTTCGGCCCCCCGCTGGCGTTCTTGACGAAGTCGTAAATCTCCGGATTGAACCAGAACGCAGGGCTCATGGCCCCCACGTACTGGAAGACGTCAGGATAAAGAAAACCGGCATAGAATGCCATCAGTCCGCCCAGAGAGGAACCCATGATGCCCGTCTTTTCTGGATCGGTTCTGTACTGCTTGTCTATGAACGACTTGAGGTTTTTCACTATGAATTCAAGCGTGGCATTCCCGAGACCGCCCCGCCCGTACTTTTCGTTCACCCACGGAGCGTACTCGTCGATTCTCCTATCGCCTCCGCTGTCTATCCCGACCACGATTATTGAGAAGTTTTTCTCCCCATAGAGCTTTTCGAGGGCTTCATCGACACCCCACTCCCTCAGAAAAGCCGTTGCGTTGTCGAAGAGGTTCTGGCCATCGAACATGTAGAGGACCGGGTACCTCTTTCTCGACGAGCTGTAATCCGGGGGAAGGTAGACCCATATCCTTCTCGTGTCATTCAGCTGCGAGATGAACATCCTGAAAGTCCTGACGTTGCCCGTTACCGTGTGCTCCTTGCCGGACTCGACGTAGTCGCGCCAGTTGTGGACGGTGAACTCGTATGTACCTGCCTTTGTGAAAACGAAGCGCCTGTTCGAAATCTCCTCCCCGTTGGGCCCTTTTTCAACAGTTTCCCACGAGCCCCTCGTGAACTTAAACTCTATCACCGTCCCGTAGGGAAAGGTCAGGTCTATTGCCCACCTACCGTCCGGGAGCCTCTTCAGCCTGTAACGCTCGTCTCCGGGGTTCCAGCCATTGAAATCCCCGGCAATATAGACATAATCCCCCTCCGGCGTGTACTCGGGCACCGAGACTACGAAGGTCACGGTTATTCCGTTGAGGGTGTTGGAGGCTGTTGTCGTGGTCGTTGTAGTCGTGGTTGGCCTGCCGGTGGTTGTGGTAAGTGGAAGTGTAGTTCTGGTTCCGCTGGTGGTGGATGTAGTTGTGCCTGGGGTTACATGGACACCGCCTGTGGTGGTTTGGGGAGTGGTAGTCCAGGTCGTTTTGGTGGCAGTGTTGTCCGGACTGGACGTTGTCCCCGAAGTGTCCCCGCTCTGAACGCCTGATCCATGATTAACACCAAAGTAAAGGCCCGAAAGGAGAAGTATAATGAGCATCAGCGCACCGATCAATCTTACGTCCATGTTACCACCGGGTAAACTTGTCTGAGGGGCTTTTAGCCTTTTCCGCAACCGTTTTTAGGGGGGTCTCAGAATTTCCACGGTGGTCTCGATGGGGGAGCTGACCCACGTGGACGAAAGGGGAGTGAAGATGGTAGAAATCGGGCACAAGGATATGGTTTTCAGGAGGGCAGTTGCGAAAGGGAGGATAAGGCTGAAACCGGAGACCATTCGCCTGATTCTCGAGGGAAAAACCAAGAAGGGGAACGTCATAGCCACTGCCCAGATAGCCGGAATTCTGGCGGTGAAAAAGACCCCCGAGCTGATTCCCCTCTGCCATCCGATACCCCTCACGGGCGTTGATGTATCCTTTGAGTTCGGGGAGGACTACGTGGAGGCAGTCTGTGAAGTCAGGGCTTACTACAAGACCGGCGTTGAAATGGAAGCGCTGACGGGTGTTACGGTTGCTCTGCTTACGATCTGGGACATGGTCAAGGCCGTTGAAAAGGATGAGCGGGGGCAGTATCCGAACACGAGGATCGAGGGAATAGAGGTAGCAGTTAAGGAGAAGGGGGAAGACGTCCCATAGGGTTTCGTTCGGCGTGGATTCTTTCTGGGCATCAGTGCTCAAAACCCCTTTTAATTCCCTACGGTGAGAACTGGAAGAAATTGAAAGGACATTGGTGGCGTTTCCGCAACATTTATTTATCTGCTTTCCCACTAAACATCGAACTCCCGCTGAGGTGATACGCATGAAATCGAAAAAGGCCGCATTAGTCCTTTTGCTGTTGGGGGCAGTTCTGTTATTTGCCTCTGGAGCAAGCGCTCAGGAAAGCCCCTACTACTACGTCAAAACCTACGGTGGTTCGGGATGGGACAGCGGTAATGCCATGGCCATAGCCCCAAACGGCGACGTTATAGTCGCGGGCTACACGGAGAGCTTTGGCTCGGGCAAAGGCGACGCCCTGATAATGAGGCTTGACCGCCAGGGGAAGGTAAAGTGGGCGAAAACCTACGGCGGAAGCGGTTACGACTGGATTAACTCGATAGCTGTGGACTCCAGGGGAAACATAGTGGCGGTTGGCTACACGACGAGCCTTGGGGATGGTTCCGAGGATCTCTGGATCCTCTATCTGGACGAAAACGGAAGCGTTAAGTGGCAGAAGGCAGTTGGCGGCAGTAAGACCGACGTTGGAAACGCGGTTACCATAGCACCCAATGGGGATATAATAGTGGTCGGGCAGACTGAAAGCTTCGGTGCCGGCTGGAGTGACCTCTGGGTTCTTCGCTTCGGTGCCGATGGGAGCCTTAAGTGGCAGAAGACCTACGGTGGAAACGACGACGATGCTGGCACTTCGGTTGTCGTTGCTCCCAACGGGGACATAATCGTTGCCGGCTACACCCTGAGCTTTGGAACAGGCTTCCAGGACGTCTGGGTTCTTCGCCTGGATCAAAACGGAAACATCCTGTGGGAGAAGAGCTACGACCTGAACTCCAACGAAGATGCCGCGAACTCCGTCTCAGTCACTTCCGGCGGCCAGATAATCGTTGCGGGCTACACCTCGGATATTAACGACAAGAATGCCCTTCTAATGAAGCTTGACGGAAACGGGAACCTCCTGTGGGCCCGCACTTACGGCGGAAACAGGGACGATGAAATTAATTCCATAGCCATTACCCCGGCCGGCGACATATTGGCCGTAGGAGGTACCTACAGCTTTGGTCTGGGCGGAGAAGATTCCTGGGTTATAATGCTCGACGGAAATGGCTACCTCAAATGGTCAAGGACATACGGTGGGGTTTCGGACGAATACTTCTCCAGCGTAGCTGTCGAAAACGATTCCACCGCAATTCGTCTCGCTGGAACCACCTGGAGCTTCGGTGCATCCGGCGACATCATGGTTCTTGCCATACCCCTTGATGGGAACCTTCCGAACTGCGGCTGTGGACTTTCACAGAACCCGCTGCTGGCCAGTGTCCAGCCGAGCCTTGCAACCACGAGGGCTCAGGTTTCAGTGCCACCGGTGAGCCCCCAGCCCACGGCGGTGGTTCCAAAAGATGTCACCGGGAACATTGGGGTGAACAACCTCTACTCTTCCGCGACGCTTTCAGTTGAATCCACTCCCCCTGGGGCAACCGTTTACGTAAACGGAACCCGGATCGGGACAACACCCCTGCAGACGTTCCTCCTCCCGGGAACTTACGAAGTTAGGGTCAGCATGCCCGAGTACGAGGACTACGTGACCACCGTAACGCTCTATCCCGGTGAGAGCAAGACTCTGAGCGTTACCCTAACGCCGACCTTTGGCTTCCTGACGGTCTACTCCAACCCTGCCGGGGCCAGGGTTTTCATCGATGGCTCCTACATTGGAGACACCCCGATTGAGAATTACAAGCTCTCAGTCGGGCAACACTCCCTGAAAGTGACAAAAGAGGGCTATTATGATTACACGACGACTGTGACGATAAATCCGGGGCAAACTACCACAATCAACGCCCAGCTCAACCCCCGGCCGGCAAGCTTAACGATAGACTCAAACCCCGCGGGGGCTGAAGTCTATCTCAACGGAACTTACATGGGAACAACACCGCTCAGCATTAATGTCCCCCCCGGAACTTATGAAGTAAGACTTAGCATGCCCGGGTACGCTGACTATGTGACCAGCGTGACACTCAACCCCGGGGAGGTTAGAGTGATAAACGCGGCCCTTGTTCACTACCCGGTTCTTTCTGTTGAGTCAAACCCAACCGGGGCTCAGGTTTACATCAACGGGTCCTACGCAGGCGATACACCGCTTACACTAACCCTCCTCCCGGGAACTTACGAAGTTAGGGTCAGCATGCCCGAGTACGAGGACTATGTAACCACCGTAACGCTCAATCTTGGTGAGAGCAAGACTCTGAGCGTTACCCTAACGCCGACCTTTGGCTTCCTGACGGTCTACTCCAACCCCGCTGGCGCTGAAGTTTACCTCAACGGCACGCTAATTGGAGCAACCCCAGTTGAAAACTACAAAGTCCACGTTGGAACCTACGTGCTTAAGGTTGCTAAGGACGGGTACGAGACTTATTACGCGTCTGTAACAATCGAGCCCGGAAAGACTGCGATCGAGAACATAACCCTCAAGCCGGTGGGGATCACTACAACGACTACAACTACCACCACAACCGCTACCACAACTCACACGACCACTACTACAACCACAACGACCACATCTCCAGTTACCACAACCACCACTGCACCCACAACAACTACCACTACGACCCAGCCCACCACCACAACCACTACCACAACTACTACGACGACCACTACAACCAAGCCAACCACGACTACCACAACGACCACCACTACCACTACGACAAGCAAGGGAGGGGGTGGAGTTGGAACAGCGGCGATAATAGCTGTGGTGGTCATAATTGGCCTGGCTGCGGCACTGTTCCTCCTGCGGAGGAAGTGAACCTTTCCCTCCTTTTCTTCCATTTAGGGTAACATTTAAGAGGGCAAAACCTTGTAATACGGACGGCCTGTTTTAAAGGGTGCCAAGGGTGATAGTGTGTTCAACGTACTCGTGGTCAGATACGGGGAGATCGGAACGAAGTTGAGGCAGGCGAGGAGATGGTTCGAGAACCTGCTCATGAACAACATCCGCGAGGCCCTGGTTAGCGAGGGGATTGATTTCAAGAAGGTCGAAGCCAAGCACGGCCGCGTTCTGGTGAGGACGAACAGGGCAGAAGAAGCCGTTGAGGTTCTCACAAGGGTCTTCGGAATAGTCTCGCTCTCGCCGGCAATGGAAGTTGACGCCGAGATGGAGAAGATAAACAAAACGGCCCTCAAGCTCTTCAGGAAGAAGAAGCGCGAGCTCGGGCTTGAAAAGCCTAAATTCAGGGTCACCGCGAGGAGGATAACCAAGGAGTTCCCACTCGAGAGTCCGGAGGTTCAGGCGAAGGTCGGTGAATACATCCTCGAGAACGAGGAGGGCGAGGTTGACCTGCACAACTATGACATCGAAATTGGAGTGGAGCTGATGGAGGGCAGGGCCTATATCTACGTCGACAAAATCCGGGCCTGGGGCGGCCTGCCGATAGGGACGCAGGGTAAGGTCGTGGCCCTGCTGAGCGGCGGCATAGATTCTCCTGTGGCCGCTTTCCTCATGATGAAGCGCGGCGTCGAGGTGATCCCGGTCCACATCTACATGGGCGAGAAAACCCTCGAGAAGGTCAGAAAGATATGGAACCAGCTGAAGAAGTACCACTACGGCGGAAAGAGCGAGCTCATCGTTGTGAAACCAAAGGAACGCGAAGAAATCATCCAGAAGCTCAGGGAGATGAAAAAGGAGAATTACACCTGCGTCTTCTGCAAGTTCATGATGGTGAGGAACGCCGACAGGATAGCAAAAGAATTCGGCGCCAAAGGCATTGTCATGGGCGACTCCCTCGGCCAGGTGGCCAGCCAGACGCTCGAGAACATGTACATCGTCAGCCAGGCGAGCGACCTGCCTGTATACCGCCCGCTCGTAGGCATGGACAAGGAGGAGATAGTCGAAATAGCCAAGAAAATCGGCACCTTCGAGCTCTCCACCCTTCCCGAGGATGAGATACCCTTCATACCGGAGCACCCGGTCATAAGGGGCTCGTGGGAGGAGTTTAGGGAACTCTACAAAGCGATATTTGGAGAGGAGCCAAAGAAAAGGGAGTGCTGAGGTGGTAAGATGAACTTCGAAAAGCTGTCCGCTTATATCTCGGTCTTTCTTCCTGTGATATTCCTGGCTGGCCTCACGATCGTGCTGGGCAAAAACCCGTGGTTCTCCTTTACCAGTAACGCCCTCAGCGACATGGGTTCGCTCAAAAACCCCGAGAGGGGGTACTTCAACGGCTTTCTGATGGCCTTCGCAGTTATAACCCTGATCGCGGCCGTTGGGGCATTCAGAAGCGGCCTCAGCTACTTGATGATTTTTGCATCGGTTTCTCTCTTCCTCGTGGGCGTTTTCCCGGAGGAGTTGCCCTATCATTCCCCGGCCGCGGTTCTCTTCTACCTCCTCGCGCTGGCGGATATGGTTATAATGGGGATTAAGCTCGGCCGTTCCGGAGTTTCTCCCGGCTACCTGTGGTCAGTCCTGGCAATCCTCACGTTGGCTCTGATGCTTTACCTGATAAAAGCTCGCGTCTTCAGGGGTCTGGCCATTCCGGAGATGGTCGGCGCAATAACGATACTCGCGTGGTTCGTCTACATCGGTCTGCTCAGGCTGTGTTCTCAACCATAGGTTGGGAAAAACTTCGTATATCCCCCTTTCCCACCCCGGACCATGAAGGCGGTCGCACTCCTAAGCTCGGGCATCGACTCACCGGTCGCTATTTACCTCATGCTCCGAAAAGGGCTGGAGATAACGCCCCTTAACTTCAGGCAGAGCCCTAAAAAGGAGTCCAAGGTGATGGAGCTATACGAAATCCTCAGGCGCTACGGAAAGCTCAACGAGCCCATATTCGTTGACGCCTACGAGGAGCAGGGGCCCGTTTTTTCAAAGCTCGCCGAGCTGGGAAAGGTCAAGTGGACGTGCCTCTTCTGCAAGTGGACGATGGTGAGAAAGGCCTGCGAGATGGGGCACCAGATTGGGGCGAAGGCAATAGTGACTGGAGATTCCCTCGGCCAGGTCGCTTCCCAGACCCTCGACAACCTGGCCATAATAAGCTCCGCCAGCGATCTGCCGATACTGAGGCCCCTCATAGGGATGGACAAGGAGGAGACAGTCCGGATAGCCAAGGAAATAGGAACGTTTGATGTCAGCATAAAGCCTGAAGAGCCGTGCCCCTTCGTGCCGAAGTATTCCATCGTGAGGGGCTCCCCCGGCGAGTTCCTCAGGATAAAGGAAGGGCTCGTGAGGGAGGGCGTTCTCCGATAAAACCACAAGCTTTTATACCTCTCCCCCAAACTTACAATGCCCCTGCGCGAGGACCCCGGGGAGAATGAACCGGGGGGCGATGCGGGGGCTACAGCCCGGTCTCAGCGAGGTCCTCGCGGGAGGGCCTTCCGCGTTACGGAGCACGATGACCGCGGGAAACCCAGACCGGGCACAGTTCTGGCCCGCCTGGGTTAACCCGTCCGATTCTGCCGTCTGGCTTGGATGAAGGCGGGGGTTACGGGCGGGCCACACTAATCCAAGAGAAAGAAAGAAGAGGGTCACTCGAGAACTTCTAATACCTTAGCCTTGACTGTTCCCTTTCCGCCGGTTGGTTCGACGAGGGTGGCCCCGCAAACAAGGCACCTAACCTGTATCGCCGGGTTGCTGAAGACTATCTGCTCGTTTCCGCAGTCAATGCACTTGACGCGGAGGAACCTACTCCTGGGCATGGGTATAAGGTTCTGCGGGAGGGCCATAGCTCATTCCTCCGTCATCTCAAACTTCTTAACGCGGAAGCCCTTTCCTCTCGGGTGGGCCTTGCCGCAGACGGTGCAGACGAACCTGAGGTCGAGCTTTTTGACTGGCTTTTCCCTTCCTGTCGGGTTCGGCCTCGGGAAGCCGCGGTAACCCTTCAGGATCCTGCGGAACCTCCTTTGACCCTGGCTGAGCTCGCTCCTTGGCCTCTTCTTGACCTTCTCGACCTTGTGGATCGTGTGCTTCCTACAAAACGGGCAGTAGGTCCTCATCTGCTTTGGGTACTTCATGCTTACACCTCCAGCGGGGGCCCGGTGGGTTCCTACCTGTTACCTCGGACACCCCCGAGCCATGAGGCATGATAGCGCCTGCAAACCCGATTGCTTGGAGGCTTTAAAAAGTTTTGCGGATGGAAGAATTCAACGGCTTCCCTTCACCTTCCTGTCCCACTCCTCCAGCATTGTGTCAAGCGCCAGAAGGCTGTTGAGTCTCAGCCTCACCCTGCCGCTTTCCCAGTCTATAGAGCCCGTGAACTCGTTAAGCAGCTCGAAGACCTTTTCAGCCTCTCTCTCAGGGAGGTTTTTGCCATAGAACTCCTCGCCGCAGTTGGGGCACTTGAAAGCGAACTCGCGGAGTTCGTTGAGGAATCTCTCCCTGTCCGACAGGATTTCCTTCATTTCGTTACCCCTTTTCGCCAGCATCTCCTCAATTAATTCCCCCCAGTCGAGGGACGAGCCGCAAAGCGGGCACCTGGCCAATTCAATCCACCCCCTTCAAAAACCCCTCGATTTCCTTCAGGATGAGCTTAATGGCCCCATCGAGGTTTTTCTTTCCGTTCGCCCCGGCGGCCCCCGCGTGTCCGCCACCGGAGCCATCTATAACAGGCCCCACTTTCTCCATGATTCTGCCGAGGTGGAGGCCCCTCTTTACAAGCCCTTCCTTAGCCCTCGCCGAGATTCTAACGCCCTTTTTCTCGCTCCCCACTATCGCTATATCCGCTCCAAGGCTCAGAAACGTCTTGCAGGCGAGGGACTCGTAGGCGGAAACCTTTGAGACCGCTATGATGTACCTGCGGAACTTCTTTATCTCCAGCCTCTGGCAGGCCTTCAGGATAGCCATTCTCTTCGCCTGATCCATGTTCTCGTCGCTTACTGGCGCGACTAGCTGGAATATCTCCCCCATCTGGAACGGGAAGCGCTCAAGCATCTCCGAAACTGCCTCGAAGGTCTTCGCATTGGCGAAGCGGAAGTTTGCAGTATCTGTGACGATTCCGGCGAGCAGGGCCTGGACGGCAGTCTCGCTGTAGAAACCGAGGTATTTGAAGAGCTCCCAGACGACCTCGGCCGTTGAAGTTCTCGAGGAGTCCACCACCGTTACGTCTGCCCTTATCGGGCTGTCCTTCTCAACGTGGTGGTCGATGATTATTACAGTCTTCCCCTCCGGAATTTCGATCGGCTCGAGCTGTTCTAAAGAGGACGTGTCGAAAATAACAACGACGTCCTCCTCAACGGAGGGATTTTTCTCAACCGGAACCGGGGAGAAGGTGAGAAGCCTCTTGGCGTAGGAGGACACGCTCTGGGCGACGCCTATCCTGACTTTCTCAACGCCTGCTGATTTTAGGTAGAGAGCGAAAGCTATGGCTGAACCTAAGGAATCAGGGTCGGCGTTGTGGTGGCAGAGGAGGAGGAATGATTTACCCTTTGAGCTTTCAAGAAAGCGCCTGAGCTTTATTTTGCCTTTCATCCCGGCTCCTCCAGGGCTTTTTCAATCCTCAGCAGAGCGCCGGGCCGCCTCGCCCCATGATCCGGGCCCCTATCTAACCCTTAGCGGCCAGCGCCTTCAGCTTCTTTTCAACGCTCTCGTAGGCTCTTTCAAGGGCTTCGCTGATCAGGGAATCAACGTCCACCCTGACGAAGACGGGAACCTCGAGATAAACCTCGATTTCAAGGTCAAGGGTTTCATCCCGATTTATCCTCGTGGTCACCTCTATGTCTTTGACGTCGCTCCTGCTCAGGATATCGAAGATATGCTCTATAATGACCTTTTGCGCCAGCTCGCCGAGTTCAATCAGTTCCTCCTCGCCCAGCTCCGGAAGGCCGATGTGGATAACTTTCCTCTCACCGCTGTTCATGACCACCACCAAAAGAAAAGAGAAATCAGCCGGCGGTTGGCGGCCTTAGGGCGGACTGTATCTGTGAGGTGAGCTCCTTGAGCTTCTCGTTGAGCTTCTTCTCCTGCCTCTCCAGGGCGTTGAGGCGGACTTCGAGGGTCTCTACCTTTCCCTTCAGTTCTTCAACGGCCTTGGCCTTTTCCGTTTTAACTATGAGCGTCCCCACCGTCTTGTAGATGACCGCATCCTCGGGCAGCTTTTCTATCTCCTCAAGGGCCCTCTTAGCTTCGGTTAGTTCGGCCTGAACACTCTGCTTCTGCTGAACGACGAGCTGAAGCTGCTGCTGATAGCCCTCAAGCTGACCCAACATGGCCTGAACCTGGGGCGGAATGTTCTGCATCCCAAACACCTCCGTAATCGTAATTCCAGCTAAAATAAGGGGAGGCCTTTAAATAGTTTGGGTATGGGGAAGTCAGAACCGGGACAGTCAGCTGTCCAAAACCCTCTTGAATATAGTTTATCCGGAACTATATGCTTATTTGTAGGGCTCTATATTCTACTGCGACAATCTTTATATTTCTTCCCGGTTAGGAAATAGCGGTGAACATCATGGGGAAAGTAGCCGCGGTATTGTTGGTATTTCTGCTGGCGATCTCAGTGGCCGTGAGCGGATGCATAACTTCCAAAAGCGATTCCCAGACCACTACAGGTTCCACAAAAAGCGTAACCATCCGCACCACGGGAGCGACCTTCCCGCAGTACCAGGTACAGAAGTGGATTCAGATATACATGGAGTCCAATCCCAACGTTATCATCGAGTACGAGGGCGGTGGAAGCGGACATGGGCAGGATGCCTTCCTCAAGGGATTAACTGATATAGGCAGGACAGATTCACCGGTCACGGAGTCAACTTGGAAAGAGTTCCTCAAGACAGGAGATCAGCCCCTCCAGTTCCCAATAGTGGTTGGTGCCAATGTCGTTGTCTACAACATCCCTGGCGTTGATGAACTCAAGCTCGACGGCGAAACCCTCGCAAAGATATTCCTGGGGGAAATAGAGTACTGGGATGACCCGGCAATCAAGGCACTCAATCCCGATGCGAACCTCCCCCACGAAAAGATAATAGTCATACACAGGAGCGACTCGAGCGGGACGACGGCGATATTTACCACTTACCTCAGCCTCGTGAGCAGGGAGTGGGCCGAGAAGGTCGGGGCTGGAAAGACCGTTGACTGGCCCGTGGACAAGCTCGGGAGAGGTATAGGTGGAAACGGCAACCCTGGGGTTGTCTATGCCCTCAAACAGACTAAATACAGCATAGCCTATACCGAGCTGTCCTTTGCCATAGAGGAGAACCTGAAGATGGTTGCGCTCAAGAACAGGGACGGCTACTACGTCAAGCCAGACGAAAATAGCATCAAAGCTGCCGTGGCGGCGGTAAAGACCTACATACCAGACCCTACCGAAGGCTACAAGGAGAACCTGACACAGCTCCTCAACGCTCCTGGAAAGGATTCCTACCCGATGGTGGCCTTCACGCACTTCCTCGTGTGGCAGAACAAGGGAGGAAAGCACTACAGCCCGGAAAAGGCGAAGGCCATAAAGGACTTCCTGAGGTGGGTTTTAACTGAGGGGCAGAAATCCGAGAACATCGCGCCTGGCTACGTCGGCCTTCCGCCAGAAGTGGCCCAGATCGGTCTAAAGGCAGTTGATATGATTCAGACCGGCTGATTCTTCTTCAATTTATTTTGGTGGTCTCTATGAGGTTCGGAGTGAACTCATCCATAGTGAAGGAGATAACCGGAAGGGGCTTTTCCCCCGAAGAACTCGGCGTGGATTTTGTTGAGCTTGGCTTCGATGACGTGAAAGTGCTCACTGAGGAAGGTATAGACTGGGAAACCCTCGGGAACCTTGAGGGACTCGGCTTTGATTTTACTCTCCATGCTCCGACCTCGGACGGGAGAAACGTGAGCCTCAACCTCGGCGTTTACAACAGGACGAACATCAGTGTTATGGAGAACGTCTTCAGGATCGCAAATGCTCTCAACGCCGAGGACATTATCATCCACGGCGGCGACATTCACGGGGACTACCACAGGGCCTTCATGAACACCCTCAGGCAGTTCAGGGAAATAGAGGCTCTGGCTATGGACTACGGGGTACGACTTTTAGTTGAAAACCTTACAGGGGGAAGGATAGGAGCTTTTCCCCACGAACTCATTCCATTTATCGGCGAGAACTCGGCCGTTTGTCTCGACGTTGGACACGCCTTTTTAACGGCCATGAGATACGGACTTCCACTCCAGGAGTTTGACGTTCTCTCGGGGAGCGCCCGTGAGTTTCATGTCCATGATAACAACGGAGAAAGAGACGAACATCTCCCGCCTGGCGAGGGCATGATAGGGGTTCGCTATATCCTTAGAATGATTGAGAACTTCCGCCCCGAGAACGTCGTCTTTGAGGTTAGAAACTATTCAAACCCAATGGGGGTTATTGCCGGGATAAACGCCATCCGGGAGGGTAAAGAGATGAAAATCGCAAGGGAGGTGTCCCTATGAAACGGGACGGCTTCAAGGCACTTACTTATCCTGCGGTTTTCTTCGTGTTCATCCTCTTTACTTTGATGCTCCTCGTCTACTTTTTCCAATCCAGTCCTGCGTTCCACCGCTTTGGACTGGGAGTTTACACACGGAACATCTGGAAAGCGGCCGAAGAACCGGAGTTAGAAGACTACGGCCTTCTTGCGGCCATTTGGGGAAGCATCTACACCGCGACCATAGCGACCCTCCTGTCACTTCCGCTGGCGATAGCGTATTCCCTCTTCGTAGTTGACTACTCCCCAAAGCGACTTAAAAAGCCCCTGATAGTGATGTCAGACATCATGGCAGGCCTTCCGACTGTGATCTACGGAGTATGGGGTGCAACGTTCCTCGTCCCGTTCCTGAGGGACTGGGTTATGAAACCACTCCACGACCACCTCTC from Thermococcus zilligii AN1 includes:
- a CDS encoding adenine nucleotide alpha hydrolase family protein, encoding MKAVALLSSGIDSPVAIYLMLRKGLEITPLNFRQSPKKESKVMELYEILRRYGKLNEPIFVDAYEEQGPVFSKLAELGKVKWTCLFCKWTMVRKACEMGHQIGAKAIVTGDSLGQVASQTLDNLAIISSASDLPILRPLIGMDKEETVRIAKEIGTFDVSIKPEEPCPFVPKYSIVRGSPGEFLRIKEGLVREGVLR
- a CDS encoding alpha/beta hydrolase-fold protein gives rise to the protein MDVRLIGALMLIILLLSGLYFGVNHGSGVQSGDTSGTTSSPDNTATKTTWTTTPQTTTGGVHVTPGTTTSTTSGTRTTLPLTTTTGRPTTTTTTTTTASNTLNGITVTFVVSVPEYTPEGDYVYIAGDFNGWNPGDERYRLKRLPDGRWAIDLTFPYGTVIEFKFTRGSWETVEKGPNGEEISNRRFVFTKAGTYEFTVHNWRDYVESGKEHTVTGNVRTFRMFISQLNDTRRIWVYLPPDYSSSRKRYPVLYMFDGQNLFDNATAFLREWGVDEALEKLYGEKNFSIIVVGIDSGGDRRIDEYAPWVNEKYGRGGLGNATLEFIVKNLKSFIDKQYRTDPEKTGIMGSSLGGLMAFYAGFLYPDVFQYVGAMSPAFWFNPEIYDFVKNASGGPKKIYIDWGTAESQDIISGAEKMVEILKNRGYTERANIRVVIDEGGDHKEYYWGKRFPGAVLWLFG
- a CDS encoding DUF998 domain-containing protein — encoded protein: MNFEKLSAYISVFLPVIFLAGLTIVLGKNPWFSFTSNALSDMGSLKNPERGYFNGFLMAFAVITLIAAVGAFRSGLSYLMIFASVSLFLVGVFPEELPYHSPAAVLFYLLALADMVIMGIKLGRSGVSPGYLWSVLAILTLALMLYLIKARVFRGLAIPEMVGAITILAWFVYIGLLRLCSQP
- the thiI gene encoding tRNA uracil 4-sulfurtransferase ThiI, with the translated sequence MFNVLVVRYGEIGTKLRQARRWFENLLMNNIREALVSEGIDFKKVEAKHGRVLVRTNRAEEAVEVLTRVFGIVSLSPAMEVDAEMEKINKTALKLFRKKKRELGLEKPKFRVTARRITKEFPLESPEVQAKVGEYILENEEGEVDLHNYDIEIGVELMEGRAYIYVDKIRAWGGLPIGTQGKVVALLSGGIDSPVAAFLMMKRGVEVIPVHIYMGEKTLEKVRKIWNQLKKYHYGGKSELIVVKPKEREEIIQKLREMKKENYTCVFCKFMMVRNADRIAKEFGAKGIVMGDSLGQVASQTLENMYIVSQASDLPVYRPLVGMDKEEIVEIAKKIGTFELSTLPEDEIPFIPEHPVIRGSWEEFRELYKAIFGEEPKKREC
- a CDS encoding PEGA domain-containing protein, translated to MKSKKAALVLLLLGAVLLFASGASAQESPYYYVKTYGGSGWDSGNAMAIAPNGDVIVAGYTESFGSGKGDALIMRLDRQGKVKWAKTYGGSGYDWINSIAVDSRGNIVAVGYTTSLGDGSEDLWILYLDENGSVKWQKAVGGSKTDVGNAVTIAPNGDIIVVGQTESFGAGWSDLWVLRFGADGSLKWQKTYGGNDDDAGTSVVVAPNGDIIVAGYTLSFGTGFQDVWVLRLDQNGNILWEKSYDLNSNEDAANSVSVTSGGQIIVAGYTSDINDKNALLMKLDGNGNLLWARTYGGNRDDEINSIAITPAGDILAVGGTYSFGLGGEDSWVIMLDGNGYLKWSRTYGGVSDEYFSSVAVENDSTAIRLAGTTWSFGASGDIMVLAIPLDGNLPNCGCGLSQNPLLASVQPSLATTRAQVSVPPVSPQPTAVVPKDVTGNIGVNNLYSSATLSVESTPPGATVYVNGTRIGTTPLQTFLLPGTYEVRVSMPEYEDYVTTVTLYPGESKTLSVTLTPTFGFLTVYSNPAGARVFIDGSYIGDTPIENYKLSVGQHSLKVTKEGYYDYTTTVTINPGQTTTINAQLNPRPASLTIDSNPAGAEVYLNGTYMGTTPLSINVPPGTYEVRLSMPGYADYVTSVTLNPGEVRVINAALVHYPVLSVESNPTGAQVYINGSYAGDTPLTLTLLPGTYEVRVSMPEYEDYVTTVTLNLGESKTLSVTLTPTFGFLTVYSNPAGAEVYLNGTLIGATPVENYKVHVGTYVLKVAKDGYETYYASVTIEPGKTAIENITLKPVGITTTTTTTTTTATTTHTTTTTTTTTTSPVTTTTTAPTTTTTTTQPTTTTTTTTTTTTTTTKPTTTTTTTTTTTTTSKGGGGVGTAAIIAVVVIIGLAAALFLLRRK
- a CDS encoding 30S ribosomal protein S27e, whose translation is MALPQNLIPMPRSRFLRVKCIDCGNEQIVFSNPAIQVRCLVCGATLVEPTGGKGTVKAKVLEVLE
- the moaC gene encoding cyclic pyranopterin monophosphate synthase MoaC, which produces MGELTHVDERGVKMVEIGHKDMVFRRAVAKGRIRLKPETIRLILEGKTKKGNVIATAQIAGILAVKKTPELIPLCHPIPLTGVDVSFEFGEDYVEAVCEVRAYYKTGVEMEALTGVTVALLTIWDMVKAVEKDERGQYPNTRIEGIEVAVKEKGEDVP